The genomic stretch aataattttaaagaaaatcatatAAGGATTCATGAAAAATccaaattatcttaaataaaaaataacaattaatttttagttttaaaaaatcatggggtaaaaaagaaaatcaaattatttcatatcgggatttttcaaattttaattattataattcagaaaattaaaatattaattccggttgataatttgtttttttaaatcgaatcaataattttctttatcagAATTATTTACTCGGACAACCACCCTATCTTATGCTTTTCATCAGCAAATATGTACTTGCAGAATTCACAATTTTATCCCTctcgatttcttcttcttctccacctCCTCTCAGCTTTCCCTCCATCCATCAAAAACAGATAATATAATGTATCATCCGACCAGAGGAGGCGTTCGCGGCGGCCGAGATCGTAAGCTCTATCCTTCCCTATCTTTTGGGGTTTCTTTACTTTGATTGGTTTTGGTTTTCAGCGTCAGATTAACGCTAGGGGGTGTTGTTGATGTGCAGAATTTAGCTGGGATGACGTCAAGGCCGATAAACACAGAGAGAATTATCTTGGTCACAGTATCAAAGCACCTGTTGGTAGATGGCAGAAAGGTAATATCTTATTCAATTTCTTCTGCTGAACAGCTCTTACTTGTTGCTCTTCTTGATGCATAGTGAAGGGTAAATGGGTTTGTTGAGAATTCACTGTTTCCAGTGGAAAAAAAAGGATTCTTATTTAACGGAATCTGTAGATGAAATTTTAGTGCATAAATGGGAAGTTGAAGTGAGATTATTCACAGGGTTCTTCGTTTGGGAAACTGAGGAGCTTAAATGTGATTAATAGTGCAACTTTGTTTTTCCAATGcaacatgttttttatgattggaatttggaataatgttgaattgcttttttctttgttatttaacGTTAAATAATGTCAACTAATGGATGATAGCAGCTATTCAAGCATGCGTGGCGCAGTAGATCGCTTGAGGTGTGTGGGGGTTCGGTCTTGAGATGGACATGGCTGTCTGCTTTTGGATGCTGGATGCTTGTGTAATGCGgatcacttttctttttctttttctttttttgtttatgttgtttGGTGTTCAAATCCACTACTTTAAGTAGTGTTGTTGAGTCTTGAGAAAGATGTGGTGGTGTGATATGGATAGCAACGCAGAGCttctttttttaccttttgATGTTCATAGTTGCTGCTTAATGGTCTCAGTAGTAAATGaacaaaaagtattttctagGGATATAAATCTCAGCAGCTAACTGGTTGCTTGCAAAGTAGTTTTTTGTCCAAGTTATTCTGTtatccaatattttattttggattataCAGCATTGTGCAGCCTTTTCTTCCCCTCATGCGTTGATTCGTGGAGCATGGTGGAAGGATCTCTGCCTTGAGTAGTTAGTTGATTAGTTATGGTCAAAATAGTTTATTAGCTGATGTTTTCTTTCTGTTTAGTTTTCAGAGTTCCAGACATTATCTTTTATCTATTGCTTGGAGATTTGAAAAATGCTATAATCAATTCTCAACCTTTTCTTTCCGTCATTGTCTTTACAGGAAAGGATTCACACTGGTACGCCAGGGATAAAAAATCCGGGAGTTCGAATGCAGATGCCTTAAAAAGAAGAGATACAGAGAATcaaggaagaggaagaacaGGCCGTGAGGGAGGCCCTTGGTTTAGCTCCAAAGCGCTCCAGCCGACCTCAAGGAAATCGTCTTGATAAACATGAGTATTCAGAACTTGTTAAGCGAGGTTCTACAGTAGAGGACTTGGGGGCTGGGCATGCAGAAGTAGCACGGGTTGATGGTCTTGGTTTCTCAAGGTAGTTAAATGATTAATGATATATGCATCATGTGGTTACTATTTCAACACGTGTGTGATTCTAACTGGTCCTATAGCATATTTGTGCATCAAGATTCagtgatttttattctttgtccGAAGATGGTGCCATATCCTTGTCTTGTGTGGAATTTATAATCTCTGTGTATGTGTGGTGTTGGGGGGGATTGGTCGAAAGGTGCTATTGTAGAAAGATATCAGGGGCAAGGCCTATGAGGAACTTGCTTGCTTGTGTTTATTCTAGTTGTCTGCTAGTTATTTTTTACCTGTGAATTGTTCGCCCATGCTTGTGGTTAGGATACTGTAAGAATCACATGCTGTTTTATCTGTCTCTCTACTCCTGGGTGCACAGCTGGACATGATACATATGCCTACACATGCAATAGTCTGTAGGTTTATTGAGGCTATTTTACCAGTAAGTAGCATGCTATTAAATTCCCTCTCCCTTTGGTTTGGTTTGAACCTCTTGCTGCAGGGCACCTCGGGCTTGGGAAGACCCAAGTACTCTTCCATCTATTGCCAAGGAGGCTCCACCTGAGCCAGTCAAGGTGGCTGCGCGTGATCCATCAACGGGAAACTCTGAAGAAGATAGACCAGAGGAGGATGGAAGCAGCCGAAAGAAGAGGAGGCACgaggagaaggaaaagaaacatGAAAAGCATGATAGGCGCGAGAAGCACCACCCTCACGATCCTGACAACAAGAGGAAACGCCAGAAAGACAAGGAGAGGAGGAGACACGACTCTGACTCGAACTAAATATCCAATTCATATGGATATTTTATCATTCCTAATAGCTCATGATAGAGATGGCGCAATTTGTTACTTTTGACTTCATGTAAGATATCAAGTGATGTTATTGTGTTAGAGACGGGGCAATTTACTGCTTTCGAAGAGGTCTCTCATGCCCTAGAATTTCCTCTCTGAGCATGTCGATGCTTCACTTGATATCTCTGTTCTTCCCTGTGAAAATTTGGCACGCGGAAGTTCTTTTCCAGTGGATCTGTATTCAGAAGATAGTTCTGAGATGCTGCTTCTTTAAGCAGATAACTTTATTTACTTTGAATAAAAACAGACAAAGAACTGGGGTTTCTTCAATCTCCTCCTCTACCTCGTAGCCAAAAACATCTGGATTTCCCCTGACATTTACGCGCATATTGAAATGGAAACAACTCAacacaaagaaaagaagcaagagAGAGACCAAAAGCAAAGGCAGATACCAAATGGAAAGATCTcttcatctctctctttctcagtGTTTTCCTCTATTATTTTATCACCAGACCAGAAGATCTCTTCACTGATTCACTGTTCATGCTTGGAGCCGGAACGTTGACTGCCCGCAACCCCACAAGTTTCAGCAGCATCAACAACACAGTCACCGCCCCCAACCAACGGTCATTTATAGCTGCCCTCCGCCTTCGCAGGGGGATAGGTGGCTTTAGAAAATCTCCACTCAAACACGACCAAGATTTtgattaagaaagaaaagagagaaaaatcacTTTCTCACTTTTATTTGTGCAAGTAGGTTCAAGAATATCactagctttttattttttatttttttaaaaaaatcatttgattatAGTCTTCAAAGAATTATAAGACAAGGTGGgtccccaaaaaaaataaaattgccaaGGCTATAAACTTGAGCATAATATTGGTTCTctcttttattcaaacatgagaAGTTTTTTTAGCTACTCGTTTGCCCAAGCCTATATTTGAAAAggcactttttttatatattattttagtgaattcaaattaatttaataatcttttataaataatatctttagatttggaatttataaaattaaaaaaaagaacatgtatCTTTAATTACTACAGCAATACACcgaacgagaaaaaaaaaaaaaaaaagatctcgtACGTTCTGTCTCTCTCCATCATCATAGCAGGGGACCCGAAGTGTCTCTCTGTTTCATTGATTTATTGGTATTACCCCATCAAAGATCATTTCTTTTTTGCTCTTTCGGTTGGTTACttttagaaagagagagagttggTGGAAGGTAGGAAAGCAAGGAGAAACCATGGTGGCTGCAAATAGAGAAATGGCTGCGTATTGCTTTGATACTCTTGTTGCTCACTACAACTCTGAGGATGCTCCTCCTCCTGCTTTCGACGAGGGCCAACAGTAATCTCTACTTCACTCTCTTCGTCAATCTATACATACACGTATATGTTTACGCGCATGCATTTAAAGTGGGTTCTTGAATTTCAATTGTTCTGTGGCTGCTAGTTTACTTTTGagtgtttcttttttagaatCAAATAGGGCCCTTTTTTTCGGGGATCGAATTGAGTGGAAAAGCTGCTTGATTGCGTGGAACTCTGTTTGTGCTTCGCAGGTTtaattgggttttatttttatttttgttttctggatTCGTTAATATCGCAAAGTTTCGATTTTTGAGTAgttatctgttttttttccacTGTACTTGCCATGGATGATGCTGTGCATGCTTATCGTTTAATGATTTGTTCATTAAATCTTGCATTATTTcgttttttcattagtttttccaTTAATCACCTTACAAAAGTGCtgtattttaagaaaatcatgGTTCTAAGTCCCAAAGGAAAAAATGTTAGAtctttttattgtgaaatgCAGAGCCACATTTTAAGTTTGCTTAAATTTCTTTGTTTATGCTCTGGGGAAACAGTGAAAGAGTACGACTTTTTGTCCCCCAAAATTCTACATTTCACTTAGCTAGCCGtatcaaattgttttatttagggAAGTTCAgttaaacatgtttttgtcaGAATGCCATCTTTGCTCCTTTGCATTGTTATGTTTTATCTCTACAGTTTTTTGGTGACAGCAACTTATGTTGTTTTTAACCTGTTGTGTGAAATCTTGGTCTCTTGACAATTATTTACCGTGAAGATTGAGTTGTCAAGTCAGCAATTTGCTGAATTGCATGGATTGGGTGAATATTGACAGCTCAGATTTTGAGATTCGTTGATTTTCATGTTGTGTTGACGGCTTGAACAATCTCTCAGCTGTGCCATTATTGCTTAACGATAGCATGTCATGGTTTCTCGGAATACTTGGCCCTTCTTTGTGAGGTTCCATAGAAGTGTTGATTTCTTAATAAGTTCTTACTTGATGAAAATTCAGTGTTAGATGATATTTAACAAGTTCATACATGTTGGGAATgctgtttttgatgttttttgagaaaattttgtAATTGTTCAGAGGTGGAATTAAAGTGATAATGTGCTGTGTAGAAGTATTTGCTGTCAGTTATGCACACTAGAACTGCTCATATTTGACATTGAGGTATTCCGGTTTCAGCCCGCTGTTCGTCACTTGGAAGAAAGTTGTCATTGGAGGTGAGCCTCGTTTACGAGGATGCATCGGAAATTTGGAAGCTCAGTACATAATTACTGGATTCCGGGACTATGCTTTAACAAGGTATTGCTGTGTTTTATATACAAATTATGTAGCTGTCATATATATTTCTGTTGAATTATGGATCTCCCTCCCCCTTCATGTAAAAAAAGCATATACCCTTCCAGGCCCATACCCACTCTGTTCCTTTTACAAAATATCCAGCCCTGCTTATCCTTTGAGTTGCCATTTCTAGGAATTGCTTTTATCACATTCTAGTCCTAGAGCATGTGAAAATGGATTTGGATTCATgtagagagggaaaaaaatctGGATTGTTTTCCTTTTGGAGACTGTCAAGTGTCAAGGAGTCGATGATTGCTcccatccccccccccccaccccaaAGAAAAAACTTAGGAGATGCTTCAACCATTTAAATGCATTTCTATATAGTTTGGTCCTGCAAccttgctttttatttatttgaacttATGAAATGGTTGACCACAGGTGCATTCTCTTGTTATATCTAATTCTCCTTCTTATGCTGTTCCCCATGGTGTGACTCTGGTCTGGAATGGCATATTAATGAGGCTCCCTACTTTCATTTTTACTTTCTTGCAGTGCTTTGAGGGACCGCAGATTCCCTCCTATACAAGCTAAAGAATTGCCTACTCTGGAATGCACTGTTTCCATTCTGACTGATTATGAAACTGCCAACCACTATCTTGATTGGGAGGTGTGTGCTTTAACTTGCTTGAGTTTTTGAAGTATTGGGGTTAGGATACTTTCTAATATCTAAATTACCTAGTTTTATTGTGGATAGTATAGTACTCAGTCATGTTTTCCATTTCATATGGTCTGACAGTTCTCCATTGACAAAAAAACTGTTAACACTGTGGCTGTGCTTTAACTTGCCGAACCTTAATGTTTTGTTAACAGGTATCTCCCATAGATCTACAAAATTAGAAgacaaactaaacaaaaattcagCCACCTGCTAAATTTCAGTTATAACTTCATAATGGCCTGCTCCATCATTGATTACCAAAAATGCCATTTcccttaaataaaatttcaaagatacATTTCTGTGATGActcttgtttaaatttttatccaGAATTTCACAAAAAGAATCTAAATTGTAGATGTTGACCTTGAAAGTTGTAGTGAAAAGAGGCTCTCCCTGTACCTACTTTTGAGTGCAATCATGTTTGGATGCTCAGAAAACACAATGTGGCTCAACCCAAGCCACGAGTAGGATTGATAAGCTGTGTTGCTGGTGCAGTGCTTGATTATTCAAATGAATTTTAACCTAGAATGAATGGAAACTTGTCCAAGTTTTTCCGTGCAAATGCCTTCAAGTTGTACGTTTAGCAGAATTCAGTGACCCTCTTCAAATTTCTTGCCTTTCCAACTTGTTATGTGATTCTGGCTTGCAGGTTGGGAAGCATGGTTTGATTATTGAGTTTACTGACCCTAATAACAATGCAAGGCGAAGTGCCACTTATTTGCCTGATGTGGCTGCCCATGAAGGTAAAGTGGTTGTTTACTCCATGCCAGTTAACttgattgagttgttttttgTTATCCAAGAGAAGTGGACAACGCAATCGGAGAAAGAGAACGGGGAAGGGGATGCGTATTCCTGACATTTATGGTGACCCTAGCCAATTGTGTTCTTATTTAATTCTGGTAGATTGGCCAAGACATACAGATTGAGTTATTTACTCTGATTTTGTTTACGAGAATGggagatttttcttatttaattcgCTATAAAGCCTCACGCCGACCCACACATGTAAGCTTTTTGTGTTGAACACCTGCTTATAATTTTGGCTTTTTGGTTTCAGGTTGGACGAGAGAGGAGGCAATTGACTCGCTGATGCGCAAAGCAGGCTACAGTGGCCACATTACGGAGTCACTTCGGAAGTCTATACGAGTGACTCGTTACCAAAGCACATTATTTACCTTGACCTATAGTGATTATGTCTCATATGTCAGGGAAACCAGGGGTGCAGCTCCGTCTATTAATGGGGTGAAGCACGTCAACCATTGATTCATCCAACAAGCTTGGTTAAAAAGAAAACGTTTGTttggcatgaagaaaaaaaaaattcaaaatcagacCATTGGGGTGGAATGTATCTGTTTTTGTTCCACCAAAATTCCTTCAGTAACTGTTATGAATTGTCCTTCTCTTTCTTCAAATTCATATGATTTTGAAGAAACAAAGAAGCAATAAACACACATTATGGTGATGAACTCAATCTCCGTGGCTCATCACACGACTTTCACAGATCGGCAGCTTCTCTGATAAAGCTGTACAGAACTTAAATTTATCCCAGTGGACGTTCATTTACCATGCAATTCTTCGTAATTTCGTCTTTGGCTTGCATGCAGCAGGTAGGATCAATGGAATGGCGTTTGGCATCggaattaaagaaagaaaatgaatactGGATGCTGTTGGGTGTATTTGTAGCTATGAATTACTCGTATGATTTACATGTGGTGAAATTTGAGCGGTGACTTTTGCCTaatgctggaaaaaaaaaagttttactcTTGTTTCTTTGATAGATCATTAAACGTGGTTTTACCTTTGGATTTTGGATACAcgcaaatttaaaaataaatcaagaaaagataGCCATTTTCACTTCTGAGAAACAATCCACGTTACTTCCTCCTCTTGCAACGCGACAAGGAGAAAACTCTCGAGGCCGAAAGTCAGCCTCGAGGATTTCCGACCAACATTtgcaa from Populus alba chromosome 8, ASM523922v2, whole genome shotgun sequence encodes the following:
- the LOC118045177 gene encoding LOW QUALITY PROTEIN: uncharacterized protein (The sequence of the model RefSeq protein was modified relative to this genomic sequence to represent the inferred CDS: deleted 1 base in 1 codon), whose product is MYHPTRGGVRGGRDQFSWDDVKADKHRENYLGHSIKAPVGRWQKGKDSHWYARDKKSGSSNADALKEEIQRIKEEEEQAVREALGLAPKRSSRPQGNRLDKHEYSELVKRGSTVEDLGAGHAEVARVDGLGFSRAPRAWEDPSTLPSIAKEAPPEPVKVAARDPSTGNSEEDRPEEDGSSRKKRRHEEKEKKHEKHDRREKHHPHDPDNKRKRQKDKERRRHDSDSN
- the LOC118045176 gene encoding uncharacterized protein At2g38710 is translated as MVAANREMAAYCFDTLVAHYNSEDAPPPAFDEGQHPLFVTWKKVVIGGEPRLRGCIGNLEAQYIITGFRDYALTSALRDRRFPPIQAKELPTLECTVSILTDYETANHYLDWEVGKHGLIIEFTDPNNNARRSATYLPDVAAHEGWTREEAIDSLMRKAGYSGHITESLRKSIRVTRYQSTLFTLTYSDYVSYVRETRGAAPSINGVKHVNH